A genomic region of Trifolium pratense cultivar HEN17-A07 linkage group LG3, ARS_RC_1.1, whole genome shotgun sequence contains the following coding sequences:
- the LOC123913236 gene encoding integrator complex subunit 9 homolog isoform X2, protein MKFTCLSKDLSGLMAFSPIPTSLDALLFEESNNNEKRHKIEDLLDAKSLIFAEPWYKTVNNLHLWNASLIDVILISSPMGIMGLPFLTRRKGFSAKIYVTEASARLGQLMMEDLVSMHAEFRQFYGPEESNFPPWLRQEELEILPSVLKDILLGKDGVESGGWTPMYSAADVKDCILKIDTVNYAQEVCYNGTLVIKAFSCGVEIGSCNWILDGPKGDIAYLSSSCFFSAHTMTFDYRSLQGTSSLIYSDFSSLSDAQDIEDGDNNSDPTSDTLLPLSFQDLDESSLNSDENLEEKEKLVFICSCAIECVKDGGSVLIPINRLGTILQLLEEMTTSLEASAMEVPIYIISSVAEELLALLNIIPEWLCKQRQERLFAGEPLFAHVKLLKEKKIHVVPNIHSHQLLTNWQEPCVVFCPHWSLRIGPVVHLLRRWCGDPKSLLILEDIVNPELALLPFKPVAMKVLQCLFPSGIGLQKVQPLLKTLQPKTVMFPEDLRLKTSFSCEKSFSVSYYTEAEPLKVSCQKDSSELKIAADLASQFYWKTFKKEGINVTRLKGNLLMENGRHHLLLDNNKKTSESNSSLVRCGLADYNKFLPALSEMGINASIELVKDDVESQNVCLVHTKEPYKALIEIGNTSTVITTADANVASILYKAIDNILDGV, encoded by the exons ATGAAGTTT ACATGTTTGAGCAAAG ATCTTTCTGGTCTTATGGCCTTCTCCCCCATACCTACTTCTTTGGATGCCTTGTTATTTGAAGAAAGCAACAACAATGAGAAGAGACATAAAATTGAAGATCTCCTTGATGCAAAAAGCTTAATTTTTGCCGAACCGTGGTACAAGACTGTTAATAATTTGCATCTATGGAATGCCTCTTTAATAGATGTCATATTGATCTCGAGTCCAATGGGTATTATGGGATTACCCTTTCTTACTCGACGGAAGGGTTTCTCAGCTAAG ATCTATGTAACTGAAGCATCGGCAAGATTAGGCCAGCTAATGATGGAGGATCTTGTATCAATGCATGCAGAATTTAGGCAGTTTTATGGACCGGAGGAGTCTAATTTCCCTCCATGGCTTAGGCAGGAAGAACTTGAAATACTTCCTTCTGTATTGAAAGATATATTGCTAGGAAAAGATGGAGTGGAATCAGGTGGTTGGACGCCCATGTACAG TGCAGCTGATGTGAAGGATTGTATACTAAAGATCGACACAGTTAATTATGCTCAGGAAGTTTGCTACAATGGTACATTGGTTATAAAAGCATTCAGCTGTGGTGTAGAAATAGGCAGTTGTAATTGGATTCTAGATGGTCCAAAGGGGGATATTGCTTATCTTTCAAGCTCCTGCTTCTTTTCTGCTCATACAATGACTTTTGATTACCGCAGTCTACAGGGGACTAGTTCATTAATTTATTCAGATTTCTCATCCTTGAGTGATGCACAAGATATTGAGGATGGGGATAATAACTCTGATCCAACTTCTGATACGTTATTACCCTTGAG TTTTCAAGATTTGGATGAATCCAGCCTTAACTCTGATGAGAATttagaagaaaaggaaaaactgGTTTTCATATGTTCATGTGCTATAGAGTGTGTCAAAGATGGTGGTTCGGTTCTTATTCCTATTAATCGACTAGGAACTATTTTGCAGCTTTTGGAGGAAATGACAACATCACTCGAAGCTTCAGCTATGGAG GTTCCAATTTATATAATTTCTTCAGTGGCTGAAGAATTACTAGCGTTGCTTAACATCATACCAGAGTGGCTTTGTAAACAGCGGCAAGAAAGA TTATTTGCTGGGGAACCTTTGTTTGCGCATGTCAAGCTTCTAAAAGAGAAAAAGATTCATGTGGTTCCTAATATTCATTCACATCAACTTTT AACGAACTGGCAAGAACCCTGCGTTGTATTTTGTCCTCACTGGAGTCTGCGTATTGGTCCCGTTGTTCATCTGCTTCGACGTTGGTGTGGCGATCCAAAATCTTTGCTTATCCTCGAG GATATTGTGAATCCTGAGCTAGCACTCTTACCTTTCAAGCCAGTTGCAATGAAGGTTCTTCAATGTTTGTTTCCCTCTGGAATAGG GTTGCAGAAAGTTCAACCTTTACTCAAGACACTGCAGCCAAAGACTGTTATG TTCCCTGAAGATTTGAGATTGAAGACGAGTTTCTCATGTGAAAAGTCTTTCTCAGTTTCATATTATACTGAAGCCGAACCCCTAAAAGTATCATGCCAAAAGGACAGTTCAGAGTTGAAAATTGCAGCTGATTTGGCTTCCCAGTTTTATTGGAAAACCTTTAAAAAGGAAGGAATTAATGTCACAAGATTAAAGGGGAATCTATTAATGGAAAATGGCAGACACCACTTGCTCTTggataataacaaaaaaacttCCGAAAGTAATAGTTCTTTGGTACGCTGTGGTTTAGCAGATTACAATAAATTTCTACCTGCATTATCAGAGATGGGAATCAATGCATCCATTGAACTTGTTAAAGATGATGTTGAATCACAAAATGTTTGTCTAGTTCATACAAAGGAACCTTACAAAGCTTTGATTGAGATTGGAAATACCAGTACTGTTATTACAACTGCCGATGCTAACGTTGCTTCTATCCTTTATAAAGCTATAGACAACATTTTGGACGGGGTTTAA
- the LOC123913236 gene encoding integrator complex subunit 9 isoform X1, whose protein sequence is MKFTCLSKGSGFHFPPCHMLNFCGIRILFDCPLDLSGLMAFSPIPTSLDALLFEESNNNEKRHKIEDLLDAKSLIFAEPWYKTVNNLHLWNASLIDVILISSPMGIMGLPFLTRRKGFSAKIYVTEASARLGQLMMEDLVSMHAEFRQFYGPEESNFPPWLRQEELEILPSVLKDILLGKDGVESGGWTPMYSAADVKDCILKIDTVNYAQEVCYNGTLVIKAFSCGVEIGSCNWILDGPKGDIAYLSSSCFFSAHTMTFDYRSLQGTSSLIYSDFSSLSDAQDIEDGDNNSDPTSDTLLPLSFQDLDESSLNSDENLEEKEKLVFICSCAIECVKDGGSVLIPINRLGTILQLLEEMTTSLEASAMEVPIYIISSVAEELLALLNIIPEWLCKQRQERLFAGEPLFAHVKLLKEKKIHVVPNIHSHQLLTNWQEPCVVFCPHWSLRIGPVVHLLRRWCGDPKSLLILEDIVNPELALLPFKPVAMKVLQCLFPSGIGLQKVQPLLKTLQPKTVMFPEDLRLKTSFSCEKSFSVSYYTEAEPLKVSCQKDSSELKIAADLASQFYWKTFKKEGINVTRLKGNLLMENGRHHLLLDNNKKTSESNSSLVRCGLADYNKFLPALSEMGINASIELVKDDVESQNVCLVHTKEPYKALIEIGNTSTVITTADANVASILYKAIDNILDGV, encoded by the exons ATGAAGTTT ACATGTTTGAGCAAAGGTAGTGGCTTTCACTTCCCACCATGTCACATGTTGAATTTTTGTGGCATAAGAATCTTATTCGATTGCCCTCTAGATCTTTCTGGTCTTATGGCCTTCTCCCCCATACCTACTTCTTTGGATGCCTTGTTATTTGAAGAAAGCAACAACAATGAGAAGAGACATAAAATTGAAGATCTCCTTGATGCAAAAAGCTTAATTTTTGCCGAACCGTGGTACAAGACTGTTAATAATTTGCATCTATGGAATGCCTCTTTAATAGATGTCATATTGATCTCGAGTCCAATGGGTATTATGGGATTACCCTTTCTTACTCGACGGAAGGGTTTCTCAGCTAAG ATCTATGTAACTGAAGCATCGGCAAGATTAGGCCAGCTAATGATGGAGGATCTTGTATCAATGCATGCAGAATTTAGGCAGTTTTATGGACCGGAGGAGTCTAATTTCCCTCCATGGCTTAGGCAGGAAGAACTTGAAATACTTCCTTCTGTATTGAAAGATATATTGCTAGGAAAAGATGGAGTGGAATCAGGTGGTTGGACGCCCATGTACAG TGCAGCTGATGTGAAGGATTGTATACTAAAGATCGACACAGTTAATTATGCTCAGGAAGTTTGCTACAATGGTACATTGGTTATAAAAGCATTCAGCTGTGGTGTAGAAATAGGCAGTTGTAATTGGATTCTAGATGGTCCAAAGGGGGATATTGCTTATCTTTCAAGCTCCTGCTTCTTTTCTGCTCATACAATGACTTTTGATTACCGCAGTCTACAGGGGACTAGTTCATTAATTTATTCAGATTTCTCATCCTTGAGTGATGCACAAGATATTGAGGATGGGGATAATAACTCTGATCCAACTTCTGATACGTTATTACCCTTGAG TTTTCAAGATTTGGATGAATCCAGCCTTAACTCTGATGAGAATttagaagaaaaggaaaaactgGTTTTCATATGTTCATGTGCTATAGAGTGTGTCAAAGATGGTGGTTCGGTTCTTATTCCTATTAATCGACTAGGAACTATTTTGCAGCTTTTGGAGGAAATGACAACATCACTCGAAGCTTCAGCTATGGAG GTTCCAATTTATATAATTTCTTCAGTGGCTGAAGAATTACTAGCGTTGCTTAACATCATACCAGAGTGGCTTTGTAAACAGCGGCAAGAAAGA TTATTTGCTGGGGAACCTTTGTTTGCGCATGTCAAGCTTCTAAAAGAGAAAAAGATTCATGTGGTTCCTAATATTCATTCACATCAACTTTT AACGAACTGGCAAGAACCCTGCGTTGTATTTTGTCCTCACTGGAGTCTGCGTATTGGTCCCGTTGTTCATCTGCTTCGACGTTGGTGTGGCGATCCAAAATCTTTGCTTATCCTCGAG GATATTGTGAATCCTGAGCTAGCACTCTTACCTTTCAAGCCAGTTGCAATGAAGGTTCTTCAATGTTTGTTTCCCTCTGGAATAGG GTTGCAGAAAGTTCAACCTTTACTCAAGACACTGCAGCCAAAGACTGTTATG TTCCCTGAAGATTTGAGATTGAAGACGAGTTTCTCATGTGAAAAGTCTTTCTCAGTTTCATATTATACTGAAGCCGAACCCCTAAAAGTATCATGCCAAAAGGACAGTTCAGAGTTGAAAATTGCAGCTGATTTGGCTTCCCAGTTTTATTGGAAAACCTTTAAAAAGGAAGGAATTAATGTCACAAGATTAAAGGGGAATCTATTAATGGAAAATGGCAGACACCACTTGCTCTTggataataacaaaaaaacttCCGAAAGTAATAGTTCTTTGGTACGCTGTGGTTTAGCAGATTACAATAAATTTCTACCTGCATTATCAGAGATGGGAATCAATGCATCCATTGAACTTGTTAAAGATGATGTTGAATCACAAAATGTTTGTCTAGTTCATACAAAGGAACCTTACAAAGCTTTGATTGAGATTGGAAATACCAGTACTGTTATTACAACTGCCGATGCTAACGTTGCTTCTATCCTTTATAAAGCTATAGACAACATTTTGGACGGGGTTTAA